The window GCTGTTCGCTCAGATGGCTTCTGCGGTCGAGCAGGGCGGCGAGCTGCTGGCGTTTTTCGCAGGGAGGCGTTTGGGGTCGTATGTTCTTCTCTTTCGCGAAGTTGCGAATCATGCGCGCGTCGATGGGGTCGGTCTTTGCCTTGACCCCCTCGCTCTTGGCGTAGTGTCGCACTCGAGCCGGGTTGACCCTGGCGAAGGGGAGGCCCTTGGCGAGGAGTTGCTGCATGAGGATTCGCTCGTATCCGCCGGTCGCCTCGAAGACGGCCAAGGGCGTCTTGAAGGTGGCGATGTGGTCGGTCAGCTCGCTAAGGGCGTCTGCTTTGTTGGATACGCTGAAACTTCGCTTGTCGCTGAGCGCTTCAAGTGTATCTTTCGATATGTCGATTGCGATAATGTCGTATTCGGTGGGATTCATGGCTTGTATCTGTCTTGTAGAGGTGAGCTCGCGTCTTTGATGACGGGCTCTTTCAACTGTTTGATATCCAAGCCAGGTCGCTTCGAGGGATCGCTGCTCAGCGCTGAGCTCGCTCAATGAGGGCTCCGGACGCAGATTGATCTCACTCGAAACGCGTTCGGACCGGTGGCCGCCGGTTCGAACGATCCTGGCATCCTCTGAAAATGCCATTTGCAGAGGGCTTTTCGAGCCCTTCCTCCGACGAGTTATGGACTCATTCTCGGAAGGGCTCAAAAAGCTGGAAATCAATGGTGGGGAACCTACAAGG of the Pelagicoccus enzymogenes genome contains:
- a CDS encoding IS110 family transposase — encoded protein: MAFSEDARIVRTGGHRSERVSSEINLRPEPSLSELSAEQRSLEATWLGYQTVERARHQRRELTSTRQIQAMNPTEYDIIAIDISKDTLEALSDKRSFSVSNKADALSELTDHIATFKTPLAVFEATGGYERILMQQLLAKGLPFARVNPARVRHYAKSEGVKAKTDPIDARMIRNFAKEKNIRPQTPPCEKRQQLAALLDRRSHLSEQLSREKNRRQNSDPLIHPSIERMIAIVQNELETIEEDIRELVQSDAKMRSQQGIALSVCGVGEVTAWTLLAHLSEIESLNRNQIVALAGIAPFNDDSGKTKKKRRIQEGRAKVRRCLYMATKTAAVHNEVIRPYVQKLRDKGKPYKCAIVAGMRKMLIHIQSLFKKLNLQLAQ